The Patescibacteria group bacterium DNA window GGTCTCTAGCATCTGATTATGGTTAGATCGTTAAACTCCTTACACAAGATAAGAAGCAAAAAACCTCCGAGGGAGGTTTTTTGAAGAGAGCTTAGGGCTCCCGTAAAAGCTCGCCGGCCGCTTTCGACAACTCGGCCGGATCGTCGTAGCTGCGGTCAGGAAGCTTCGCCATAAAATCTAGGATATCATTATCGGCACCCTTATTCGTGGCGTAATCGATCAGCTCCTGTTTGGTAGCGGGATAATCTATCCCTCCCAAGAAACGCTGAATGTCCACCGGGGTAATGTTGCTTGCCATAATTTTAGTTTTAGTCGGATACTAAAACCTCTGGTCTAACGCCGCCCTTTGGCCGACGGCCGCTTAGCCGTTTTCGCTTTTGCTTTTGCGACCTCCACCGTGGGAGGAAAGGCCGCCTTTGCGGGCAATCTCCCGCTGTTTTTCCGGGTCCATAGTGGCAAATCCCTTCATGTGCGACGATTTGCCGCCCTTGCTCGCG harbors:
- a CDS encoding DUF2795 domain-containing protein, which translates into the protein MASNITPVDIQRFLGGIDYPATKQELIDYATNKGADNDILDFMAKLPDRSYDDPAELSKAAGELLREP
- a CDS encoding KGG domain-containing protein, translating into MPGSSKRGFAAMDPEKQREIASKGGKSSHMKGFATMDPEKQREIARKGGLSSHGGGRKSKSENG